In one window of Musa acuminata AAA Group cultivar baxijiao chromosome BXJ3-2, Cavendish_Baxijiao_AAA, whole genome shotgun sequence DNA:
- the LOC135631412 gene encoding flavonoid 3',5'-hydroxylase-like, with translation MALDIVLIAGILLGVVVHLLLRRRFQSIRRLRLPPGPSGVPILGALPQIGPMPHASLANLALRYGPIMYLRMGTTGVVVASSAGASRSFLKALDLQFANRPSPISGKDVTYDGQDFVFANYGPRWKLLRKLANLHFLGSKALTEWAPVRCDEIGRMLRAMLESSRNSRPVMVSEAMVCASANIIGQVMLSRRVFESQGEESNQFKDAITELLAWSGKFSIGDFVPAIAWMDLQGVQRQLRRVHVKLDALITSLMAEHEATAHEREGRPDVLDLVMANRVDADGVSLSDVNMKGFISDMFIAGTDTSSIIIEWALAEMLRNPTILQRAQDELDQVIGKNRRLEESDMPNLPYLRAICKEALRLHPSTPLSVPHYTFEACEVDGYHIPPNTRLIVNVWAIGRDPDVWEHPLEFKPERFLSGRNAKIEPLGNDFELIPFGAGRRICVGMHAGLIMLQYGLGSLLHSFHWKLADDVEELDMKEKFGAVLPKAVPLKAVVKPRLLEIAYM, from the exons ATGGCTCTCGACATCGTTCTCATCGCCGGCATCCTCTTGGGAGTCGtcgtccacctcctcctccgccggaGGTTCCAGTCCATCCGTCGCCTCCGGCTCCCCCCTGGCCCTTCGGGCGTTCCAATCCTCGGCGCGTTGCCGCAGATCGGTCCGATGCCCCACGCCTCTCTCGCTAACCTCGCCTTGCGCTATGGCCCCATCATGTACCTCAGGATGGGCACTACGGGGGTCGTAGTTGCGTCCTCCGCTGGCGCCTCCCGCTCCTTTCTCAAGGCGCTCGACCTTCAGTTCGCCAACCGCCCCTCGCCCATCAGCGGGAAGGACGTCACCTACGACGGCCAGGACTTCGTGTTCGCCAACTACGGGCCTCGGTGGAAGCTCCTCCGCAAGCTCGCTAACCTCCACTTTCTCGGCAGCAAGGCACTGACCGAGTGGGCCCCGGTTCGCTGCGACGAAATCGGTCGCATGCTCCGCGCCATGCTCGAGTCCAGCCGGAACTCGCGGCCAGTGATGGTGTCGGAGGCAATGGTGTGCGCCAGCGCCAACATCATCGGGCAGGTAATGCTGTCGCGGCGGGTGTTTGAGTCGCAGGGAGAGGAATCAAACCAGTTCAAGGACGCTATCACAGAGCTGCTAGCTTGGTCGGGGAAGTTCAGCATCGGCGACTTTGTGCCGGCGATCGCGTGGATGGACCTGCAGGGAGTGCAGCGGCAGCTTCGCCGGGTGCATGTGAAGTTAGACGCTCTGATCACGTCGCTCATGGCGGAGCACGAAGCTACGGCGCACGAGCGCGAGGGGAGGCCGGACGTGCTGGATCTTGTGATGGCCAACAGGGTTGACGCTGATGGGGTGTCGCTTTCTGATGTCAACATGAAGGGATTTATCTCT GATATGTTTATTGCCGGAACCGATACATCATCCATCATAATCGAATGGGCCCTCGCAGAAATGCTAAGGAACCCAACCATCCTGCAGCGAGCTCAAGATGAGTTGGACCAAGTAATCGGGAAGAACCGTAGGCTTGAAGAGTCTGACATGCCAAACCTTCCCTACTTACGAGCCATCTGCAAAGAGGCATTACGACTGCACCCTTCCACGCCGCTCAGCGTCCCACACTACACCTTCGAGGCATGCGAGGTGGACGGCTACCACATCCCCCCAAACACACGGCTCATCGTCAACGTATGGGCCATCGGGAGAGACCCCGACGTGTGGGAGCATCCCTTGGAGTTCAAGCCGGAGAGGTTCTTAAGCGGTAGAAACGCCAAGATTGAGCCACTGGGGAACGACTTCGAGCTGATACCTTTCGGCGCCGGGAGAAGGATTTGCGTGGGAATGCATGCAGGACTCATCATGCTTCAATACGGGCTCGGGTCTTTGTTGCACTCATTTCATTGGAAGCTTGCCGATGACGTCGAGGAGCtcgacatgaaggagaaatttggCGCCGTGCTTCCTAAGGCAGTGCCTCTCAAGGCTGTAGTTAAACCACGGCTCCTCGAAATTGCCTATATGTGA